A region of Rhodospirillales bacterium DNA encodes the following proteins:
- the ndk gene encoding nucleoside-diphosphate kinase, with translation MALERTFSIIKPDATRRNLTGRINARFEEAGLRVVAQRRIWMSQQQAENFYGVHRARPFFGDLVKFMTSGPVVVQVLEGDNAIARNREIMGATNPANAAAGTIRKDFAESIEANSVHGSDSPENAAIEIAYFFAGSDIVG, from the coding sequence ATGGCGCTCGAGCGCACCTTTTCGATCATCAAGCCGGACGCGACGCGCCGCAACCTCACGGGCAGGATCAACGCCCGCTTCGAGGAGGCCGGTCTGCGCGTCGTCGCCCAGCGGCGCATCTGGATGAGCCAGCAGCAGGCCGAGAATTTCTACGGCGTGCACCGCGCGCGGCCGTTCTTCGGCGACCTCGTGAAGTTCATGACGTCCGGCCCGGTGGTCGTGCAGGTGCTCGAGGGCGACAACGCCATCGCGCGCAACCGCGAGATCATGGGCGCGACGAACCCGGCCAACGCCGCCGCCGGCACCATCCGCAAGGACTTCGCCGAGTCGATCGAGGCCAACTCGGTGCACGGCTCGGACTCGCCGGAGAACGCCGCGATCGAGATCGCCTACTTCTTCGCCGGCAGCGACATCGTCGGGTGA
- a CDS encoding MFS transporter — MSVAGAQSLGRDIRVIGVVGVAHGLSHFYQLALVTLLLVVRPQFGLSYTDIGVLGAIFYAVSGVGQTAAGFAVDRFGARPVLTFGLLSAASAFGLIALLGRDFWTLVPLVTIAGIGNCVFHPADFAILNASVDSRRLGRAYSVHGLGGTLGWVAASVIYFLSEMFGWRIAAASASAVGVLVAAAVMSQGHAMTDHRVARRASGASGAFDVSALFSVPILVCMLYFVFVAITVVGVQQFSVPALQAMFPLSRDAAIWSLNALLLGSAVGVVAGGWLADSASRHDAIAAGGLLAAGALSAVIATGAIPALLVLPLMALTGFAGGVTGPSRDMIVRGATPPGASGKVFGFVYSGLDVGSMLGPPVFGWLIDHGMPHGMFWGAFAIYLLNVLTVLQIRRFSRPRAAMA; from the coding sequence ATGTCCGTCGCTGGTGCACAATCCCTCGGCCGCGATATCCGCGTGATCGGCGTGGTCGGCGTCGCCCACGGCCTCAGCCATTTCTACCAGCTCGCGCTGGTCACGCTGCTGCTGGTCGTGCGGCCGCAGTTCGGTCTGAGCTACACCGACATCGGCGTGCTCGGCGCGATCTTCTACGCCGTGTCGGGCGTCGGCCAGACCGCCGCCGGCTTCGCGGTCGACCGCTTCGGCGCGCGGCCCGTCCTGACCTTCGGGCTGCTGTCGGCGGCGTCGGCCTTCGGACTGATCGCGCTCCTCGGGCGCGATTTCTGGACGCTGGTGCCGCTGGTGACGATCGCCGGCATCGGCAACTGCGTGTTCCATCCCGCCGATTTCGCGATCCTTAACGCCTCCGTCGACTCCCGCCGGCTCGGACGCGCCTACAGCGTCCACGGACTCGGCGGCACGCTGGGATGGGTCGCGGCGTCGGTGATCTACTTCCTGTCGGAGATGTTCGGCTGGCGGATCGCCGCGGCGAGCGCGTCGGCGGTGGGCGTGCTCGTCGCCGCCGCCGTCATGTCGCAGGGCCACGCGATGACCGACCACCGCGTCGCGCGCCGCGCGTCGGGCGCCTCGGGCGCGTTCGACGTCTCGGCGCTGTTCTCCGTGCCGATCCTGGTCTGCATGCTCTATTTCGTGTTCGTCGCGATCACCGTCGTCGGCGTGCAGCAATTCTCGGTGCCGGCGCTGCAGGCCATGTTCCCGTTGTCGCGCGATGCCGCCATCTGGTCGCTCAACGCGCTGCTGCTGGGCTCGGCGGTCGGCGTCGTCGCCGGCGGCTGGCTGGCCGACAGCGCCTCGCGCCACGACGCCATCGCCGCCGGTGGCTTGCTGGCGGCCGGCGCGCTTTCCGCCGTGATCGCGACGGGCGCGATCCCCGCGCTCCTGGTGCTGCCGTTGATGGCGTTGACCGGGTTCGCCGGCGGCGTGACCGGACCGTCGCGCGACATGATCGTGCGCGGCGCGACGCCGCCGGGCGCGTCGGGCAAGGTGTTCGGGTTCGTATACTCGGGCCTCGACGTCGGCTCGATGCTCGGACCGCCGGTGTTCGGCTGGCTGATCGACCACGGCATGCCGCACGGCATGTTCTGGGGCGCCTTCGCGATCTACCTGCTCAACGTGCTGACCGTGCTCCAGATCCGCCGCTTCAGCCGGCCGCGCGCCGCGATGGCGTGA
- a CDS encoding DNA polymerase III subunit chi, with the protein MTEIRFYHLTRGALEEVLPRMLEATLARGMRAVVMVGSAERVESLNAHLWTYEPGSFLPHGSARDGAAARQPVWLTAADERPNDATYLFLSDGARCADLGPYERVSEIFDGRSDDAVAAARERWTAYREAGHDLQYWQQGERGGWERKA; encoded by the coding sequence ATGACGGAGATCCGCTTCTACCATCTCACCCGCGGCGCGCTCGAGGAGGTGCTGCCGCGGATGCTGGAGGCGACGCTGGCGCGCGGCATGCGCGCCGTCGTGATGGTGGGGTCGGCCGAACGGGTCGAATCGCTCAACGCCCATCTCTGGACCTACGAGCCGGGGTCGTTCCTGCCGCACGGCTCGGCGCGCGACGGCGCCGCTGCGCGCCAGCCCGTCTGGCTGACGGCGGCCGACGAACGGCCCAACGACGCCACCTACCTGTTCCTGTCGGATGGCGCGCGGTGCGCCGATCTGGGCCCGTACGAGCGCGTGTCCGAGATCTTCGACGGGCGCAGCGACGACGCCGTCGCCGCCGCGCGCGAACGTTGGACGGCGTACCGCGAGGCCGGGCACGACCTGCAGTACTGGCAGCAGGGCGAGCGCGGCGGCTGGGAGCGCAAGGCGTGA
- a CDS encoding TerC family protein, with protein sequence MEFLSGGFISALFAIVLIDLVLAGDNALVIGLVARDLPKEQQRKVILWGTFGAIAIRATMAIGVVWLLMIPGFLGAGGLALIWIARKLLEPAPETGDLHGAATPAKSLYAAIKTIVIADAVMGVDNVLAIGGAAHGSVLLIVLGLLISVPIIVWGSQIVIRLVDRFPSVILLGGVVLAWTAYGMIVREPMLKSAYEAQPALKFVTALAVFSLSVAPWLRGWLPARLRPLVVILPMMAIWVAGAAVVAGAMGHDARYLAADSPTAAMWQAVRWVGWIPFAIGWLWWTERRSVARGAGLKRAA encoded by the coding sequence ATGGAATTCCTGTCAGGCGGATTCATTTCCGCGCTTTTCGCGATCGTCCTGATCGACCTCGTCCTCGCCGGCGACAACGCCCTCGTCATCGGCCTCGTCGCCCGCGACCTGCCCAAGGAACAGCAGCGCAAGGTGATCCTTTGGGGCACCTTCGGCGCCATCGCGATCCGCGCGACGATGGCCATCGGCGTCGTCTGGCTGCTCATGATCCCCGGTTTCCTCGGCGCCGGCGGCCTGGCGTTGATCTGGATCGCCCGCAAGCTGCTCGAGCCGGCGCCGGAGACCGGCGACCTCCACGGCGCCGCCACGCCGGCGAAATCGCTCTACGCCGCCATCAAGACGATCGTCATCGCCGACGCGGTCATGGGCGTCGACAACGTGTTGGCGATCGGCGGCGCGGCGCACGGCAGCGTGCTGCTGATCGTGCTCGGGCTGCTCATCAGCGTGCCGATCATCGTCTGGGGCAGCCAGATCGTGATCCGGCTGGTCGACCGCTTCCCCTCGGTCATCCTGCTGGGCGGCGTGGTTCTGGCGTGGACGGCCTACGGCATGATCGTCCGCGAGCCGATGCTGAAGTCGGCCTACGAGGCCCAGCCGGCGCTGAAGTTCGTGACCGCGCTGGCGGTGTTCTCGCTGTCGGTCGCGCCGTGGCTGCGCGGCTGGCTGCCGGCGCGCCTGCGGCCGCTGGTCGTGATCCTGCCGATGATGGCGATCTGGGTCGCGGGCGCCGCCGTCGTGGCGGGCGCCATGGGCCACGACGCGCGCTACCTGGCGGCGGATTCGCCGACGGCGGCGATGTGGCAGGCGGTCCGCTGGGTCGGCTGGATCCCGTTCGCGATCGGCTGGCTGTGGTGGACGGAGCGGCGCTCGGTGGCGCGCGGCGCCGGCCTCAAGCGGGCGGCGTAG
- a CDS encoding ABC-F family ATP-binding cassette domain-containing protein translates to MLHINDLTYRVAGRPLFERATVAVPAGRRAGLVGRNGTGKSTLLRLIRSELGVDGGSVTVRASARIGEVAQDAPGGDKSVLETVLEADRERAALLVEAETATEPNRVAEIHIRLADIGAHNAPSRAAAILHGLGFDHAAQQRPCGEFSGGWRMRVALAQALFAQPDLLLLDEPSNHLDIEARLWLSDYLRTYPYTLLLVSHDRELLNAVCDQIVHIDQGRLVSYTGNFDRFERTRREQAERQAALQTRQMAERKRIQAFVDRFRAKASKARQAQSRMKLLEKMEPIVPVASDSAIEFSFPNPDPLSPPLIAMDDASVGYGDGPPVLRKLNLRIDMDDRIALLGQNGNGKSTFIRLLAGRLATRGGSLRKSGKLRVGYFSQQQEEELDVDGTPFQHMRRLMPLATETAVRSQLGRFMFSGPRADQTVKTLSGGERTRLLFALMTREAPHILLLDEPTNHLDMDSRAALVEALNEYDGAVILVSHDAHLVRLVADRLWLVADGTCASFEGDLDDYESQVMSDRGARREKRARVDDAPAAAAAPATPAPPPLPKAERRRADAEHRQRLAPLRKSIERAEKELEKLNAQRVALDAKLADPDLYAGPAEAVTRLQIDLGYLIKSIADAEERWLEAQAALEAAQSEAA, encoded by the coding sequence ATGCTGCACATCAACGACCTCACCTACCGCGTCGCCGGCCGGCCGCTGTTCGAGCGCGCCACCGTCGCGGTGCCGGCCGGGCGGCGCGCCGGGCTGGTCGGCCGCAACGGCACCGGCAAGTCGACGCTGCTGCGCCTGATCCGGAGCGAGCTCGGCGTCGACGGCGGCTCGGTGACGGTGCGCGCCAGCGCCCGCATCGGCGAGGTGGCCCAGGACGCGCCGGGCGGCGACAAATCCGTGCTCGAGACGGTGCTGGAGGCCGACCGCGAGCGCGCCGCCCTGCTGGTCGAGGCCGAGACCGCGACCGAGCCCAACCGCGTCGCCGAGATCCATATCCGCCTGGCCGACATCGGCGCCCACAACGCCCCCTCCCGCGCCGCCGCCATCCTGCACGGGCTGGGCTTCGACCACGCCGCCCAGCAGCGGCCGTGCGGCGAGTTCTCCGGCGGCTGGCGCATGCGCGTGGCGCTGGCGCAGGCGCTGTTCGCGCAGCCCGACCTGCTGCTGCTCGACGAGCCCAGCAACCACCTCGACATCGAGGCGCGGCTGTGGCTGTCGGACTACCTGCGCACCTACCCCTACACGCTGCTGCTGGTCAGCCACGACCGCGAGCTGCTGAACGCGGTGTGCGACCAGATCGTGCACATCGACCAGGGCAGGCTGGTCTCCTACACGGGCAACTTCGACCGCTTCGAGCGCACGCGCCGCGAGCAGGCCGAGCGCCAGGCGGCGCTTCAGACCCGGCAGATGGCCGAGCGCAAGCGCATCCAGGCGTTCGTCGACCGCTTCCGCGCCAAGGCGAGCAAGGCGCGCCAAGCGCAGTCGCGCATGAAGCTGCTGGAGAAGATGGAGCCGATCGTGCCGGTGGCGTCCGACTCGGCGATCGAGTTCTCGTTCCCCAACCCCGATCCGCTGTCGCCGCCGCTGATCGCCATGGACGACGCCTCGGTCGGCTACGGCGACGGGCCGCCGGTGCTGCGCAAGCTGAACCTGCGCATCGACATGGACGACCGCATCGCCCTGCTCGGCCAGAACGGCAACGGCAAGTCGACCTTCATCCGCCTGCTGGCCGGTCGGCTGGCGACGCGCGGCGGCAGCCTGCGCAAATCCGGCAAGCTGCGGGTGGGCTACTTCTCGCAGCAGCAGGAGGAGGAGCTCGACGTCGACGGCACGCCGTTCCAGCACATGCGCCGCCTGATGCCGCTGGCGACCGAGACGGCGGTGCGGTCGCAGCTCGGCCGCTTCATGTTCTCCGGCCCGCGCGCCGACCAGACCGTCAAGACGCTGTCGGGCGGCGAGCGCACGCGGCTGCTGTTCGCGCTGATGACGCGCGAGGCGCCGCACATCCTGCTGCTCGACGAGCCGACCAACCATCTCGACATGGATTCGCGCGCCGCCCTGGTCGAGGCGCTGAACGAGTACGACGGCGCCGTGATCCTGGTCAGCCACGACGCCCATCTCGTGCGTCTGGTCGCCGACCGGTTGTGGCTGGTCGCCGACGGCACCTGCGCTTCGTTCGAGGGCGACCTCGACGACTACGAGAGCCAGGTCATGTCCGACCGCGGCGCCCGGCGGGAGAAGCGCGCCCGCGTCGACGATGCGCCGGCAGCCGCCGCCGCGCCGGCAACGCCAGCGCCACCGCCCCTGCCGAAGGCCGAGCGCCGGCGCGCCGACGCCGAGCACCGCCAGCGCCTGGCGCCGCTGCGCAAGAGCATCGAGCGGGCCGAGAAGGAGCTGGAAAAGCTGAACGCCCAGCGCGTCGCGCTCGACGCCAAGCTGGCCGACCCGGACCTCTACGCCGGCCCGGCCGAGGCGGTCACGCGCCTGCAGATCGACCTCGGCTACCTGATCAAGAGCATCGCCGACGCCGAGGAGCGCTGGCTGGAGGCGCAGGCCGCGCTCGAGGCGGCCCAGAGCGAGGCGGCCTGA